In Aegilops tauschii subsp. strangulata cultivar AL8/78 chromosome 3, Aet v6.0, whole genome shotgun sequence, one genomic interval encodes:
- the LOC109739286 gene encoding uncharacterized protein: MAVASGPAATFSARPAAPGAGRLCSCAAAATGGARFRGADGKWWAPLLGWSGQPDYIDAQPAPEEERAAGAAGARRFGVLTEEKARQLRMRMMETESFHDAMYHSAIASRLASAARDGDAKP; the protein is encoded by the coding sequence ATGGCGGTGGCGTCGGGGCCCGCGGCCACGTTCTCCGCCCGCCCCGCGGCGCCGGGCGCCGGCCGGCTCTGCTCGTGCGCCGCCGCGGCCACCGGCGGGGCGAGGTTCCGCGGCGCCGACGGGAAGTGGTGGGCACCGCTGCTGGGTTGGTCGGGCCAGCCCGACTACATCGACGCTcagccggcgccggaggaggagcgaGCTGCTGGTGCAGCAGGGGCGAGGCGGTTCGGGGTGCTGACGGAGGAGAAGGCGCGGCAGCTGCGGATGCGGATGATGGAGACGGAGAGCTTCCACGACGCCATGTACCACTCCGCCATCGCCTCCCGCCTCGCCTCCGCCGCGCGCGACGGCGACGCCAAGCCGTAG